Proteins from a genomic interval of Micromonospora sp. NBC_00389:
- a CDS encoding WhiB family transcriptional regulator, which yields MDGQLEVADLLGNAPEWQERALCSQTDPEAFFPEKGGSTREAKRICSRCEVKTECLEYALGHDERFGIWGGLSERERRKLKRRVA from the coding sequence ATGGACGGCCAGCTTGAGGTGGCCGACCTGCTCGGAAACGCGCCGGAGTGGCAGGAGCGGGCGCTGTGCTCGCAGACCGACCCCGAGGCGTTTTTTCCCGAGAAGGGCGGCTCGACCCGCGAGGCGAAGCGGATCTGCTCGCGCTGCGAGGTCAAGACCGAATGCCTCGAATACGCTCTCGGTCACGACGAGCGGTTCGGCATCTGGGGTGGGCTCTCGGAGCGGGAGCGGCGCAAGTTGAAGCGGCGGGTCGCCTGA
- a CDS encoding metallopeptidase family protein — MTSPEHRRPGSGRRAHRDRHGRGLRGRLVPATVPLARTKAEVFDDLVLDTVETLERRFAKELAGVEFAVEDVPPDLNVYDSDVLEDGEVPLARLLPGRPGRQEVPPRIVLYRRPLEFRAMDREDLADLVHDVIIEQVANLLGVDPDELA, encoded by the coding sequence ATGACGAGCCCGGAACACCGCCGCCCCGGCTCCGGCCGGCGCGCTCACCGCGACCGGCATGGACGCGGCCTGCGCGGGCGGCTGGTGCCGGCAACCGTGCCACTGGCGCGGACCAAGGCGGAGGTCTTCGACGACCTGGTCCTGGACACCGTCGAGACGCTGGAGCGCCGCTTCGCCAAGGAGCTGGCCGGCGTCGAGTTCGCGGTCGAGGACGTCCCGCCGGACCTGAACGTCTACGACTCCGACGTGCTGGAGGACGGCGAGGTCCCGCTGGCCCGGCTGCTGCCCGGCCGCCCGGGCCGGCAGGAGGTGCCGCCGCGGATCGTGTTGTACCGGCGACCCCTGGAATTCCGGGCGATGGACCGCGAGGACCTCGCCGACCTCGTGCATGATGTGATCATCGAGCAGGTAGCTAACCTGCTCGGGGTCGACCCCGACGAGTTGGCCTGA
- a CDS encoding DUF3499 domain-containing protein, whose product MRSPRRCSRNGCPRQAVATLTYVYNESTAVVGPLAAFAEPHTYDLCEQHARSLTAPRGWDVVRHEGEFEPPPPTTDDLVALAEAVREAARPAPRPPSDDQHHENPHQTGRRGHLRVIPPNH is encoded by the coding sequence GTGAGGTCACCACGGCGCTGCTCCCGTAACGGCTGCCCCCGGCAAGCGGTCGCCACGTTGACCTATGTCTACAACGAGTCGACAGCGGTGGTGGGTCCGCTGGCGGCCTTCGCCGAGCCGCACACGTACGACCTGTGTGAGCAGCACGCCCGCAGCCTGACCGCGCCACGGGGCTGGGACGTGGTCCGGCACGAGGGCGAGTTCGAGCCGCCGCCGCCCACCACCGACGACCTGGTCGCGCTGGCCGAGGCGGTCCGCGAGGCCGCCCGCCCGGCCCCCCGCCCCCCATCGGACGACCAGCACCACGAAAACCCCCACCAAACCGGCCGCCGAGGCCACCTCCGCGTAATCCCCCCCAACCACTAA
- a CDS encoding NAD(P)/FAD-dependent oxidoreductase: MPRYRELSHWLSAVDESLTPRPTLPGDTDADVVIVGAGYTGLWTAYHLARAEPGLRIIVLEKEIAGYGASGRNGGWCSALFPTSLTGLARRHGRDAAVAMQQALHETVREVGRVVAAEGIDCDWADGGTVTLARTGPQLVRARAAVDEARAFGFGAEHLALLDASEAAARCAAEGVRGGTYTPHCATVHPAKLVRGLARVVERLGVTIHERTPVTAIRAGAAVTAAGTVRAPVVVRATEGYTPTLPGQRRAVAPVYSLMVATEPLPTETWARIGLAQRETFSDHRHVIIYGQRTADGRLAFGGRGAPYHFGSRVSPDYDREPRVFAALRRTLGELFPVLGPDVPVTHTWGGPLGVARDWAASVGFDRASGLAWAGGYVGDGVGSSNLAGRTLADLIRGERTGLTTLPWVNHRSPRWEPEPLRWLAVNAGLRLMTSADAAESRTNRPSRRATTFSRLLGN, from the coding sequence ATGCCCCGCTATCGGGAGCTGTCGCACTGGCTGTCCGCCGTGGACGAGTCGCTGACCCCGCGACCGACGCTGCCCGGCGACACGGACGCCGACGTGGTGATCGTGGGCGCCGGCTACACCGGGCTGTGGACGGCGTACCACCTGGCCCGGGCCGAGCCTGGGCTCCGGATCATCGTGCTGGAGAAGGAGATCGCCGGGTACGGGGCGTCCGGTCGCAACGGCGGCTGGTGCTCGGCGCTCTTCCCCACCTCCCTGACCGGGCTGGCCCGCCGGCACGGACGGGACGCAGCGGTCGCCATGCAGCAGGCCCTGCACGAAACGGTCCGCGAGGTGGGTCGGGTGGTCGCGGCGGAGGGCATCGACTGCGACTGGGCCGACGGCGGCACGGTCACCCTGGCCCGCACCGGCCCGCAACTCGTCCGCGCGCGGGCCGCCGTGGACGAGGCCCGCGCCTTCGGCTTCGGCGCGGAGCACCTGGCGCTGCTCGACGCCAGCGAGGCCGCCGCCCGCTGCGCCGCCGAGGGGGTACGCGGTGGGACGTACACCCCGCACTGCGCGACCGTGCACCCGGCGAAGCTGGTCCGTGGCCTGGCCCGGGTGGTGGAACGACTCGGGGTGACCATCCACGAGCGCACCCCGGTCACCGCGATCCGGGCCGGCGCGGCGGTCACCGCCGCCGGCACGGTACGGGCGCCGGTGGTGGTCCGGGCGACCGAGGGGTACACGCCCACGCTGCCCGGGCAGCGGCGGGCCGTGGCACCGGTGTACTCGCTGATGGTGGCCACCGAACCGCTGCCGACGGAGACCTGGGCACGGATCGGGCTGGCCCAGCGCGAGACGTTCTCCGACCACCGACACGTGATCATCTACGGCCAGCGCACCGCCGACGGTCGGCTGGCGTTCGGCGGGCGCGGTGCTCCGTACCATTTCGGGTCCCGGGTCTCCCCCGACTACGACCGGGAGCCACGGGTCTTCGCCGCGCTACGACGGACGCTCGGGGAGCTCTTCCCGGTGCTCGGCCCGGACGTGCCGGTGACGCACACCTGGGGCGGGCCGCTCGGGGTGGCCCGGGACTGGGCCGCCTCGGTCGGCTTCGACCGGGCCAGCGGCCTGGCCTGGGCGGGCGGCTACGTCGGGGACGGGGTGGGCTCCAGCAACCTCGCCGGCCGCACCCTGGCGGACCTGATCCGTGGCGAGCGCACCGGGCTGACCACCCTGCCCTGGGTCAACCACCGCTCCCCCCGCTGGGAGCCGGAGCCCCTGCGCTGGCTGGCGGTCAACGCCGGCCTACGACTCATGACCAGCGCCGACGCAGCGGAATCCCGCACCAATCGCCCGTCCCGCCGAGCCACCACCTTCTCCCGCCTCCTAGGCAACTAA
- a CDS encoding aspartate aminotransferase family protein translates to MANATDHLWMHFTRMASYSAGEVPTIVRGEGAYVWDAQGRRYLDGLAGLFVVNAGHGRTELAEAAAKQAGELAYFPLWSYAHPKAVELAEKIATLAPGDLNRVFFTTGGSEAVEAAWKLARAYFKRTGQPNKYKVISRYIAYHGTSMGALSITGLPGIKSDFEPLVPGAIKVPNTNFYRAPEHGDSPEAFGRWAADEIGRAIEREGPDTVAAVFLEPVQNSGGCFPPPPGYFERVREICDAYDVLLVSDEVICSWGRLGEYFGAVRYGYQPDIITTAKGITSGYAPLGAMIASDRLMEPFLTETGMFAHGVTFGGHPVSCAVALANLEVFAREDLIGHVRANEDAFRSTLEKLYDLPIVGDVRGDGYFYGIELVKDKTTRETFDEAESERLLRGFLSTALFQAGLYCRADDRGDPVVQLAPPLIAEQQHFDEIEQILRTVLTEAWARL, encoded by the coding sequence ATGGCCAACGCCACCGACCACCTGTGGATGCACTTCACCCGGATGGCGAGCTACTCCGCCGGCGAGGTGCCGACCATCGTGCGCGGCGAGGGCGCATACGTGTGGGACGCCCAGGGTCGCCGCTATCTGGACGGGCTCGCCGGGCTCTTCGTCGTCAACGCCGGCCACGGCCGCACCGAGCTGGCCGAGGCAGCCGCGAAGCAGGCCGGTGAGCTGGCGTACTTCCCGCTCTGGTCGTACGCCCACCCCAAGGCCGTCGAGCTGGCCGAGAAGATCGCCACGCTCGCCCCCGGCGACCTGAACCGGGTCTTCTTCACCACCGGCGGCTCCGAGGCCGTCGAGGCCGCGTGGAAGCTCGCCCGGGCCTACTTCAAGCGCACCGGCCAACCCAACAAGTACAAGGTGATCAGCCGGTACATCGCCTACCACGGCACCTCGATGGGCGCGCTGTCGATCACCGGCCTGCCCGGCATCAAAAGCGACTTCGAGCCGCTGGTGCCCGGCGCGATCAAGGTGCCGAACACCAACTTCTACCGCGCCCCAGAGCACGGCGACTCGCCCGAGGCGTTCGGCCGCTGGGCCGCCGACGAGATCGGCCGGGCCATCGAGCGGGAAGGGCCGGACACTGTCGCCGCGGTCTTCCTGGAGCCGGTGCAGAACTCCGGCGGCTGCTTCCCACCCCCGCCCGGCTACTTCGAGCGGGTCCGGGAGATCTGCGACGCGTACGACGTGCTGCTCGTCTCCGACGAGGTGATCTGCTCCTGGGGGCGGCTCGGCGAATACTTCGGCGCCGTGCGCTACGGCTACCAGCCGGACATCATCACCACCGCCAAGGGCATCACCTCCGGGTACGCCCCACTCGGCGCGATGATCGCCAGCGACCGGTTGATGGAGCCGTTCCTCACCGAGACCGGGATGTTCGCCCACGGGGTGACCTTCGGTGGCCACCCGGTGTCCTGCGCGGTGGCCCTGGCCAACCTGGAGGTCTTCGCCCGCGAGGACCTGATCGGGCACGTACGGGCCAACGAGGACGCCTTCCGATCCACCCTGGAGAAGCTGTACGACCTGCCGATCGTTGGCGACGTTCGCGGCGACGGCTACTTCTACGGCATCGAACTGGTCAAGGACAAGACGACCCGGGAGACCTTCGACGAGGCCGAGTCGGAGCGGCTGCTGCGCGGCTTCCTGTCCACGGCACTGTTCCAGGCCGGGCTCTACTGCCGGGCCGACGACCGGGGCGACCCCGTCGTGCAGCTCGCCCCGCCGCTGATCGCCGAGCAGCAGCACTTCGACGAGATCGAGCAGATCCTGCGCACGGTGCTCACCGAGGCATGGGCACGACTCTGA
- a CDS encoding DUF397 domain-containing protein: protein MDMTDARWRTATRSSNNGGDCVEVADNLPGRVLVRDSKDRDGGILTFAPAAWASFVDALRQTTH from the coding sequence ATGGACATGACCGACGCCCGCTGGCGTACCGCGACCCGCAGCAGCAACAACGGCGGCGACTGCGTTGAGGTGGCCGACAACCTGCCCGGCCGGGTGCTGGTCCGGGACAGCAAGGACCGCGACGGCGGCATCCTGACCTTCGCTCCGGCCGCCTGGGCGTCCTTCGTCGACGCTCTTCGCCAGACGACCCACTGA
- a CDS encoding Lrp/AsnC family transcriptional regulator: protein MTNRQHENGTGGRRVAVREGANHALLDDVAKQIIEQLQEDGRRPYATIGKAVGLSEAAVRQRVQRLLDSGVMQIVAVTDPLQLGFPRQAMIGLRTDGDLEAVADRLAELVEVDYVVITAGSFDLLTEVVCRNDDHLLEILQRLRAVPGVLSTEAFVYLKLRKQTYTWGTA, encoded by the coding sequence ATGACGAACCGACAGCATGAGAACGGCACCGGCGGGCGACGGGTAGCTGTCCGTGAAGGTGCCAATCACGCTCTGCTGGACGACGTGGCCAAACAGATCATCGAACAGCTCCAGGAGGACGGCCGCCGGCCGTACGCCACCATCGGCAAGGCGGTCGGGCTCTCCGAGGCGGCGGTCCGCCAGCGGGTGCAGCGGCTGCTCGACTCCGGCGTGATGCAGATCGTCGCGGTGACTGATCCACTCCAGCTCGGTTTTCCCCGGCAGGCGATGATCGGCCTGCGTACCGACGGCGACCTGGAGGCGGTGGCCGACCGGCTGGCCGAGCTGGTGGAGGTCGACTACGTGGTGATCACCGCTGGGTCGTTCGACCTGCTCACCGAGGTGGTCTGCCGCAACGACGACCACCTGCTGGAGATCCTGCAACGGCTGCGCGCGGTGCCCGGGGTGCTCTCCACCGAGGCGTTCGTGTACCTCAAGCTGCGCAAGCAGACCTACACCTGGGGTACGGCCTGA
- a CDS encoding polyamine ABC transporter substrate-binding protein: MRTPLRPLTRRGLLTGTLGSAALLAAGGSLAGCGTKGAQQTEAGCVSEDLSGTEKKLAFSNWPQYMDVDEKDESKRPSLDGFITKSGIQVTYTEDINDNNEFFGKVQNQLAACQSTDRDIIVLTDWMAARMIRLGWIQKLDPAKIPNVQANLLPSLLNRSFDTENRISIPWQSGLAGLAYNGSVTKELRTVDELLTRPDLKGKVTALSEMRDTMGLLMQSNGHDPANFTTAQFDDALNKLKKAVDSGQIRKFTGNDYAPDLAKGDIAACIGWSGDVIQLSSENEKVQFVAPDSGVMLFSDNMMVPNKATHKGNAEALINYYYEPAAAATLAAYVNYICPVKGAQAEMEKIDPELAANPLIFPDEALLSKSKVFMALDEKQEKEFEGKFQQVIGA, from the coding sequence ATGCGTACTCCCCTCCGGCCCCTCACCCGGCGTGGACTGCTCACCGGCACTCTCGGTTCGGCTGCGTTGCTCGCCGCTGGCGGCAGCCTCGCCGGCTGTGGCACCAAGGGTGCCCAGCAGACCGAGGCCGGCTGCGTCAGCGAGGACCTCTCCGGCACCGAGAAGAAGCTTGCCTTCTCCAACTGGCCGCAGTACATGGACGTGGACGAGAAGGACGAGTCCAAGCGGCCCAGCCTGGACGGGTTCATCACCAAGAGCGGCATCCAGGTCACGTACACCGAGGACATCAACGACAACAACGAGTTCTTCGGCAAGGTGCAGAACCAACTCGCGGCCTGCCAGAGCACCGACCGGGACATCATCGTGCTGACCGACTGGATGGCGGCCCGGATGATCCGGCTCGGCTGGATCCAGAAGCTCGACCCGGCGAAGATCCCGAACGTCCAGGCCAACCTGCTTCCGTCACTGCTCAACCGCTCCTTCGACACCGAGAACCGGATCTCCATCCCGTGGCAGTCCGGCCTCGCAGGGTTGGCGTACAACGGCAGTGTCACCAAGGAGCTGCGCACTGTGGACGAGCTGCTCACCCGCCCCGATCTCAAGGGCAAGGTGACGGCGCTCAGCGAGATGCGCGACACCATGGGCCTGCTGATGCAGTCCAACGGGCACGACCCGGCCAACTTCACCACGGCCCAGTTCGACGACGCGCTCAACAAGCTCAAGAAGGCCGTCGACTCGGGGCAGATTCGCAAGTTCACCGGCAACGACTACGCACCCGACCTGGCAAAGGGCGACATCGCCGCGTGCATCGGCTGGTCCGGCGACGTCATCCAGCTCTCCAGCGAGAACGAGAAGGTGCAGTTCGTCGCACCCGACTCCGGCGTGATGCTGTTCAGCGACAACATGATGGTCCCCAACAAGGCCACCCACAAGGGCAACGCCGAGGCGCTGATCAACTACTACTACGAGCCGGCCGCCGCCGCGACGCTCGCCGCGTACGTCAACTACATCTGCCCCGTCAAGGGCGCCCAGGCCGAGATGGAGAAGATCGACCCGGAGCTGGCCGCCAACCCGCTGATCTTCCCCGACGAGGCGCTGCTGTCGAAGTCCAAGGTGTTCATGGCCCTGGACGAGAAGCAGGAGAAGGAGTTCGAGGGCAAGTTCCAGCAGGTCATCGGAGCGTGA
- a CDS encoding ABC transporter ATP-binding protein codes for MARETPAGDLRLANLTKRFGIFTAVDDLSLTVPQGSFFALLGASGCGKTTTLRMIAGLEEPTSGQVLLGDRDIARLRPYKRPVNTVFQSYALFPHLNIFENVAFGLRRRGIRSVDNEVMRMLSLVQLDDYGNRRPAQLSGGQQQRVALARALINQPQVLLLDEPLGALDLKLRRQMQIELKRIQTEVGITFVHVTHDQEEAMTMADTVAVMNAGRIEQLGTPADIYEFPATAFVANFLGQSNLLAGEAAGTGGGEVAVTAHGARFSVPAGRARADQGPVHLGVRPEKLHLVGSADQVPAGHQHVTGVVTDASYVGVSTQYLLRTGWGTELSVFAANSGAVAQVPVGSEAVAYWDPRHAFLLPRDAADTDRTSPVLDEPVGASS; via the coding sequence ATGGCGCGCGAGACACCCGCCGGCGACCTGCGCCTGGCCAACCTCACCAAGCGGTTCGGCATCTTCACCGCCGTCGACGACCTCAGCCTGACCGTCCCGCAGGGCTCGTTCTTCGCCCTGCTCGGCGCGTCCGGCTGCGGCAAGACCACCACGCTGCGGATGATCGCCGGCCTGGAGGAGCCGACCAGCGGCCAGGTGCTGCTCGGCGACCGGGACATCGCCCGGCTGCGGCCGTACAAGCGCCCGGTCAACACCGTCTTCCAGAGCTACGCGCTCTTCCCGCACCTGAACATCTTCGAGAACGTGGCCTTCGGGCTGCGTCGGCGTGGCATCCGCTCGGTCGACAACGAGGTCATGCGGATGCTGTCGCTGGTGCAGCTCGACGACTACGGCAACCGACGCCCGGCCCAGCTCTCCGGCGGCCAGCAGCAACGGGTCGCGCTGGCCCGTGCGCTGATCAACCAGCCGCAGGTGCTGCTGCTCGACGAGCCGCTCGGCGCGCTCGACCTGAAGCTGCGTCGGCAGATGCAGATCGAGCTGAAGCGAATCCAGACCGAGGTGGGTATCACCTTCGTGCACGTCACGCACGACCAGGAGGAGGCCATGACCATGGCCGACACCGTCGCGGTGATGAACGCCGGCCGGATCGAGCAGCTCGGCACCCCGGCCGACATCTACGAGTTCCCGGCAACCGCCTTCGTGGCGAACTTCCTCGGCCAGTCCAACCTGCTCGCCGGCGAAGCCGCCGGCACCGGCGGCGGCGAGGTCGCGGTGACCGCGCACGGCGCGCGCTTCTCGGTGCCCGCCGGCCGCGCCCGGGCCGACCAGGGCCCGGTCCACCTGGGGGTACGCCCGGAGAAGCTCCACCTGGTCGGCTCCGCCGACCAGGTGCCCGCGGGCCACCAGCACGTCACCGGGGTGGTCACCGACGCCTCCTACGTCGGAGTCAGCACGCAGTACCTCCTGCGCACCGGCTGGGGCACCGAACTGTCGGTCTTCGCGGCCAACAGCGGTGCGGTGGCGCAGGTTCCGGTCGGCAGCGAGGCGGTGGCGTACTGGGATCCGCGGCACGCGTTCCTGCTGCCCCGGGACGCCGCCGACACCGATCGGACCTCCCCGGTGCTCGACGAGCCGGTGGGTGCGTCGTCGTGA
- a CDS encoding ABC transporter permease, protein MTLLAQVPTGSGQPPPTPPAARSGKYRLLPYLLLLPGAAWLLVFFGVPLVQLASASLYDPSGSLSTGYAMTWAFGNYPDVLQAYWPQFLRSFGYAGLALVLALLLGYPLAYAIAQKAGRWKNLLLVCVVAPMFTSFLVRTLAWKTILSDNGALVGLLRDVHLLAPDGRLLATPFAVVLGLTYNFLPFLVLPLYASLERLDYRLLEAASDLYASPVQAFRRVTLPLSMPGLIAGTLLFFIPASGDYINAELLGTPNEYMIGNVIDSAFLVRLDYPQGAALSFLLMAAILAVVFGYLRKAGTEEVL, encoded by the coding sequence GTGACCCTCCTGGCCCAGGTGCCCACCGGATCGGGGCAGCCGCCGCCCACGCCGCCGGCCGCCCGGTCCGGGAAGTACCGCCTGCTGCCGTACCTGCTGCTGCTGCCCGGCGCGGCCTGGCTGCTGGTCTTCTTCGGCGTGCCGCTGGTGCAGCTCGCCTCGGCCAGCCTCTACGACCCCAGCGGCTCGCTCTCCACCGGGTACGCGATGACCTGGGCGTTCGGCAACTACCCGGACGTGTTGCAGGCGTACTGGCCGCAGTTCCTCCGCTCGTTCGGCTACGCCGGCCTGGCCCTGGTGCTGGCGCTGCTGCTCGGCTACCCACTGGCGTACGCCATCGCACAGAAGGCCGGCCGGTGGAAGAACCTGCTGCTCGTCTGCGTGGTCGCGCCGATGTTCACCAGCTTCCTGGTCCGCACGCTGGCCTGGAAGACCATCCTGTCGGACAACGGCGCGCTGGTCGGCCTGCTGCGCGACGTGCACCTGCTCGCCCCGGACGGCCGGCTGCTGGCCACCCCGTTCGCGGTGGTGCTCGGCCTGACGTACAACTTCCTGCCGTTCCTGGTGCTGCCGCTGTACGCGAGCCTGGAACGGCTGGACTACCGGCTGCTGGAGGCGGCCAGTGACCTGTACGCCAGCCCGGTGCAGGCGTTCCGCCGGGTGACCCTGCCGCTGTCCATGCCCGGCCTGATCGCCGGCACGCTGCTGTTCTTCATTCCGGCCAGCGGTGACTACATCAACGCCGAGCTGCTCGGCACCCCGAACGAGTACATGATCGGCAACGTCATCGACTCGGCGTTCCTGGTCCGGCTGGACTACCCGCAGGGCGCGGCGCTGTCGTTCCTGCTGATGGCGGCGATCCTCGCGGTGGTCTTCGGCTACCTGCGCAAGGCCGGCACGGAGGAGGTTCTCTGA
- a CDS encoding ABC transporter permease → MRVSRWLADRWVMIVALLVLGYLALPILVVAGLSFNRPSSRLSYDFDEFTLDNWRQPCATSDMCDAVVRSVQIGFIATVVATVLGTLMAFALVRHRFRGRSGINVLIFLPMATPELVMGTSLLALFVSAGVPQGFWTIVIAHVMFCVSFVVVTVKARLAGMDRRLEEAAMDLYASEWQTFRRITLPLVLPGIVAAALLAFSLSFDDFIITNFNAGTTVTFPMYVWGAAQRGIPPQVNVIGTAMFAIALLLVGLSSLRGRRSRRANLLAGTASGRQTRRSS, encoded by the coding sequence ATGAGAGTGTCCCGCTGGCTGGCCGACCGCTGGGTGATGATCGTGGCGCTGCTGGTGCTCGGCTACCTGGCGCTGCCGATCCTGGTGGTGGCCGGGCTGTCGTTCAACCGGCCGTCGAGCCGGCTGTCGTACGACTTCGACGAGTTCACCCTGGACAACTGGCGTCAGCCGTGCGCCACCTCCGACATGTGTGACGCGGTCGTCCGGAGTGTGCAGATCGGCTTCATCGCCACCGTGGTCGCCACCGTGCTCGGCACCCTGATGGCGTTCGCGCTGGTCCGGCACCGCTTCCGCGGCCGGTCCGGCATCAACGTGCTGATCTTCCTGCCGATGGCCACCCCGGAGCTGGTGATGGGCACCTCGCTGCTGGCCCTCTTCGTCTCCGCCGGGGTGCCGCAGGGCTTCTGGACCATCGTCATCGCGCACGTGATGTTCTGCGTCTCGTTCGTGGTGGTCACGGTCAAGGCGCGGCTGGCCGGGATGGACCGGCGGCTGGAGGAGGCCGCCATGGACCTCTACGCCAGCGAGTGGCAGACCTTCCGGCGGATCACGCTGCCGCTGGTGCTGCCCGGCATCGTGGCCGCCGCGCTGCTGGCCTTCTCGCTGAGCTTCGACGACTTCATCATCACGAACTTCAACGCCGGCACCACCGTCACGTTCCCGATGTACGTGTGGGGTGCCGCCCAGCGGGGCATCCCGCCGCAGGTCAACGTCATCGGCACCGCGATGTTCGCGATCGCGCTGCTGCTGGTCGGGCTCAGCTCGCTGCGCGGCCGGCGATCCCGCCGGGCCAACCTGCTGGCCGGCACGGCATCGGGCCGTCAGACGCGCCGGTCGTCATGA
- a CDS encoding NAD(P)/FAD-dependent oxidoreductase — MTLPHTGRALADAAPVPYWLDRPDRPDPLPPLAGPQDADLLVIGGGYSGLWAALLAKQADPDRDVLLVDAGTCGWAASGRNGGFCAASLTHGLANGVDRFPGEIGELERLGRENLDAIAATVADFGIDCDFERTGELAVAVAPYQVAGLAADAELAQRYGHHVRLLDRDEVRAEVNSPTYLSGMFDADRVAMLDPAKLAWGLRRACLDLGVRVHEHTRVTGLRADGAALYASTLGTDPADAGMAGAPAAGRPGSVRARRIVLATNAFPPLLRRLRAYLVPVYDHVLMTEPLTPAQRDAIGWRNRQGLADTGNQFHYYRITADGRILFGGYDAVYHYGNRVAPELEQRPATFAALAAHFFTTFPQLADVSFSHRWGGVIDTCTRFCPFFGTAYGGRLAYAAGYTGLGVGATRFAARVLLDLLAGGDTPLTRLDLVRSKPLPFPPEPVRAIGINLTRWSMARADARDGRRDLWLRTLDRLGLGFDS, encoded by the coding sequence ATGACCCTGCCGCATACCGGCCGGGCGCTGGCCGACGCGGCGCCCGTGCCGTACTGGCTCGACCGCCCGGACCGCCCCGACCCGCTGCCGCCGCTCGCCGGCCCGCAGGACGCCGACCTGCTGGTGATCGGTGGCGGGTACAGCGGGCTCTGGGCCGCCCTGCTGGCGAAGCAGGCCGACCCCGACCGCGACGTGCTGCTGGTCGACGCCGGTACCTGCGGCTGGGCCGCGTCTGGGCGCAACGGCGGTTTCTGCGCGGCCTCGCTCACCCATGGGCTGGCCAACGGCGTCGACCGGTTCCCCGGTGAGATCGGCGAGCTGGAACGCCTTGGCCGGGAGAACCTGGACGCCATCGCCGCCACCGTCGCCGATTTCGGCATCGACTGCGACTTCGAGCGCACCGGGGAGCTGGCCGTCGCCGTCGCGCCGTACCAGGTGGCCGGGCTGGCCGCCGACGCGGAGCTGGCCCAGCGGTACGGCCACCACGTGCGGCTGCTGGACCGCGACGAGGTGCGCGCCGAGGTCAACTCACCGACGTACCTGAGTGGGATGTTCGACGCCGACCGGGTGGCCATGCTGGACCCGGCGAAGCTGGCGTGGGGGCTGCGCCGCGCCTGCCTCGACCTCGGCGTGCGGGTGCACGAGCACACCCGGGTCACCGGGCTGCGCGCCGACGGTGCCGCGCTGTACGCCAGCACCCTCGGCACCGATCCCGCCGACGCCGGTATGGCCGGTGCGCCGGCCGCAGGTCGGCCCGGGTCGGTGCGGGCCCGACGAATCGTGCTGGCCACCAACGCCTTCCCGCCGCTGCTGCGCCGGCTGCGGGCGTACCTGGTGCCGGTCTACGACCACGTGCTGATGACCGAACCGCTCACCCCGGCCCAGCGGGACGCGATCGGCTGGCGCAACCGGCAGGGGCTGGCCGACACCGGCAACCAGTTCCACTACTACCGGATCACGGCCGACGGGCGGATCCTCTTCGGCGGCTACGACGCGGTCTACCACTACGGCAACCGGGTAGCGCCGGAGCTGGAGCAGCGCCCGGCCACCTTCGCCGCCCTCGCCGCGCACTTCTTCACCACCTTTCCGCAGCTCGCCGACGTGAGCTTCAGCCACCGCTGGGGTGGCGTCATCGACACCTGCACCCGGTTCTGCCCGTTCTTCGGCACCGCGTACGGCGGCCGGCTGGCGTACGCGGCCGGCTACACCGGTCTCGGCGTGGGGGCCACCCGCTTCGCAGCCCGGGTACTGCTCGACCTGCTGGCCGGCGGGGACACCCCGCTGACCCGGCTCGACCTGGTCCGCAGCAAGCCACTGCCGTTCCCGCCGGAACCCGTCCGCGCGATCGGCATCAACCTCACCCGCTGGTCAATGGCCCGTGCTGACGCGCGCGACGGCCGTCGCGACCTCTGGCTCCGTACTCTCGATCGTCTCGGTTTGGGGTTTGATTCCTGA